The Eretmochelys imbricata isolate rEreImb1 chromosome 4, rEreImb1.hap1, whole genome shotgun sequence sequence attttttttaaaggaatttgtaTTTGTTAGTATTggagagtatgtgtgtgtttacagCTATTTAAGGTTagtttaattaaaaagaacaatCACCACCACACCTTATGCTAGTCCTTGTGATACAacaaaaaatgactttttataaACACTTATACGATTCTTCTCTCTGCCTCATGTCTTGTCAGGAGATCCCATTCTCACTGCAGTCAGTTGGCAATTTAAAATTGTGCTTTTGCAAAGTGCCTCGCTTTTCATTTGACAGTAGACTGGGTGAGGGTCTACTATGGAAATAACAAAGGGGTGATACCTCATCAAGGGACAATGGAGTGACTATTCTGAAAATTTCCGGTAAGAATTTCCACGGTCACTGCATTATAATCCCAGATAATACAACGGAGCAGTGGGGTTTATTTCCACctttggggagagggggttgtACCTGTGGACACACAAACCCCTATCAGTCTAACACAGAAGAAGGAGCAGGTCGGACACAGCAGTTAGGTCGCCTAAAGTTCTGCAACATGGACTGGAACACATTATGCTGCCTCCCTTTAAGTTTCTTATTTGAAGATGTATCCGAGGAAATCGATTTCCGGTTCTGGGTGCTTTGTGCCTTGATCAGTTTCTCATGTTCTCGTATTTGTCTTTGTAAGTGATTTTGGATAGCGATCCCCAGTGACTCTGGGTCTAGCGAAGCACCATATACCTCCCATGTCATGCCTTGTTCATCCCACACAACATCTCTGACGTGCTTGGATTGCTGCACCTGTACTTTGGCCTCCGTGGCCACAGTgggctttttcttcttttccccaaGATGTGGCAGTcgtggagcagaggcaggaacagctGTTGGTTCCTTCCTGGTTTCACTGGCCTTGCTAATTTGACATGGTGGAGCTGTTGGGGTCCCCAGCCTATGGGTGTCGTGCGTAGAATTCATATTCAACTCAGGTGTCAATCCAGCTTGCAGACTCGGGCTGCTGGACTTCTTTGCCTGATTAGTTTTTTCCAACATCTTGTCCTGCTCCGTTTTAACCGTACGTGGTGCATATACCTTCGCAGAGCCAGCAGCGGCTCCAGTGCCCATGTTAACTCCTCCTTTAGCCTCAAGTAACATGAACTTTTCTTCCTTCTTTGGCTTTCTCTCGGTTTTGACATTAACCGGACTGATTTGCACTTCATCAACACGCGGGAACTGCCAAGGCTTCCTACCAGTGCTGCTACCAGCTGCGCTGCACAGGGTCTCTGTCTGCTCAGTTCCATGGGGTACACTACCGTGTCCGTGTCCAGGTGACTGGTTACTTTCTGAATCACTGACTTGGTGCAGAAAGTTGTTGCTTGTTTCAGGGACGGCTGTAAATGGAGATGGGTGGGGTTCACCATCTCCAGACTGCTGAGGTGCTGCAGGTTGATTACTGGTGTTAACCGTAATCTGGTACACAGGTTTTGCCTTCAGTAAGACTGCAGCATCTGATGGCAGTGGAGGAATGTCTGTGCTGTCTCTGGCCAAGCAGGCTCCTTGGGTTTCTGCCCTATCAGCCGGCGTTCCTTGGGTGTTCCCGGCTCCTTGGGGGCATGGACAGGCAGGTGTTATGCTACCTGCCAGCACTGGACAGATGGTGTCAGGTGGGTCTCCTTGATGCTTTTGCAGTTGGGCAGGCTGAGCTTTCACTGGATCCATCGCAGCTGTCAGAGCGTACCCTTCTGGCATATCAGGACACCAGGCTGGCTTTTGGAGTGATGCCAAGTTGTCAACAAGTTCTGACTGGTTCTGCCCACCACCACTCTGATAAATGACGTGCAACTGCTCCTTTGCCTCTGAAGGAGGATTCCCCTTGAGGAATGCAGCAAGGATACTTGGGCTGGTGGAAGCGGATTTGCTCTCCATACTGGCCACTGCCTGAACCTCAGCATCACGCCATGTCCTGATTACTGCCTCCCGAGTTAAAGATGTGCTCTCAGGCTGGACTGTCATTGTACCTACTTCTCTGAACctggagagctggggcagcactGGTCCTGTTTTCTCTGCCTCGCACAAGGGCTGTGTCCCCTCAAGGCTGGATTGTGGCAAAGCCTTATTGCTCTGCGCAAGTGCAGTCCTAAAAGTGGGACAGGATTTCACATCACTTGCATCCCTTATCTCTGCTTCTGAATAAACCTGCGGCCTGATCCCCAGAAAAGGAATAGCTTTGAAGTCCCTCACTGCAGTGGCTGCCAGAGAGAAGCCAGGGTCAGTTatttccactgctttctctttttCCATGTCTATTCTTTGCAGGGTATTTGCCTGAGAAGAATGGTGACAGgactcactacccttgatagtgTTGTCTAGGGATGGATAATTTAACTCCTGAAGTTCCACTGGATCATTCATCCCACAGACCTTCACTGCACAGTCATCAACTTGTGCCAGT is a genomic window containing:
- the GPRIN3 gene encoding G protein-regulated inducer of neurite outgrowth 3; amino-acid sequence: MGTVPDPLRSAQLLLVAASEERDCLGDPQSTKHQHKQASIERSSNGISYTKAESAGVCLFDLNCTVVSNIQRDEHLYGDDTSQQDMFLPGSFSQAEEVPPACTKSASNSEQTGSCDATVQAQVVAKTSAAGHATDMMPATHNSNQLIQSDLPRIRSLAQVDDCAVKVCGMNDPVELQELNYPSLDNTIKGSESCHHSSQANTLQRIDMEKEKAVEITDPGFSLAATAVRDFKAIPFLGIRPQVYSEAEIRDASDVKSCPTFRTALAQSNKALPQSSLEGTQPLCEAEKTGPVLPQLSRFREVGTMTVQPESTSLTREAVIRTWRDAEVQAVASMESKSASTSPSILAAFLKGNPPSEAKEQLHVIYQSGGGQNQSELVDNLASLQKPAWCPDMPEGYALTAAMDPVKAQPAQLQKHQGDPPDTICPVLAGSITPACPCPQGAGNTQGTPADRAETQGACLARDSTDIPPLPSDAAVLLKAKPVYQITVNTSNQPAAPQQSGDGEPHPSPFTAVPETSNNFLHQVSDSESNQSPGHGHGSVPHGTEQTETLCSAAGSSTGRKPWQFPRVDEVQISPVNVKTERKPKKEEKFMLLEAKGGVNMGTGAAAGSAKVYAPRTVKTEQDKMLEKTNQAKKSSSPSLQAGLTPELNMNSTHDTHRLGTPTAPPCQISKASETRKEPTAVPASAPRLPHLGEKKKKPTVATEAKVQVQQSKHVRDVVWDEQGMTWEVYGASLDPESLGIAIQNHLQRQIREHEKLIKAQSTQNRKSISSDTSSNKKLKGRQHNVFQSMLQNFRRPNCCVRPAPSSVLD